One genomic region from Henningerozyma blattae CBS 6284 chromosome 2, complete genome encodes:
- the PSH1 gene encoding ubiquitin-protein ligase PSH1 (similar to Saccharomyces cerevisiae PSH1 (YOL054W); ancestral locus Anc_8.808) translates to MSGLLHTSLIQRSKKTKNKLLIQILDSTVCSICQDYMFVPMVTPCGHSFCYGCLCSWFSSSNVDGLSCPHCRTSITSAPYFNSTLKQWLEIFLDTLDDNDKIKDIFKSMTEGKEESFKKYQKDKNNDQLYNGVFSETALAVIDEDDDGIARCSNCHWELDPDFEEGGNVCPHCNTRIRNHVTSTSTNVRTEGFQSSEYSEDELEQLQDDITRQREPSEDSNNNINNGNADNEESPNRKSITNIFDDKASEDDEYYSSEIDAPSTTKFRPKTNKFGWKANIYKQRTTSYNDEAGINDELDMDSDLADFIADDDEIEVEELDDNEDEIDGIRIKHRTPSNDGYEVTDGFSDDDDDNQETLGPLSNKEDMLNESESHDSEYYERNHSGFVSGDSLDDSAEVQELMKRRSRKRIIEDDEDDEVEEIGSKKIASKTTTKSDDNQDLEKSDSDIMDLLDGNQTSNNSSKRQRRYKVVVPDSDED, encoded by the coding sequence ATGAGTGGATTATTACATACTTCGTTAATCCAGCGAAGTAAAAAGACCAAAAATAAGTTGttaatacaaatactaGATTCAACTGTTTGCTCAATATGCCAAGATTATATGTTTGTACCGATGGTAACCCCCTGTGGCCACTCATTCTGTTACGGTTGTTTGTGCAGTTGGTTCAGTAGTAGTAATGTTGATGGATTAAGTTGTCCGCATTGTAGAACCAGTATAACAAGTGCAccatattttaattcaactTTAAAACAGTGGCTGGagatatttttagataCATTGGATGATAATgacaaaattaaagatatatttaaatcaatgaCAGAAGGTAAGGAAGAGAGTTTCaagaaatatcaaaaggataaaaataatgatcaaTTGTACAATGGTGTCTTCAGTGAAACAGCATTAGCTGtaattgatgaagatgatgatggaATTGCCCGCTGTAGTAATTGTCATTGGGAATTGGATCCTGACTTTGAAGAAGGAGGTAACGTATGTCCTCATTGTAATACTAGAATTAGAAATCATGTTACATCTACAAGCACAAATGTAAGAACTGAAGGATTTCAAAGTAGTGAATATAGTGAAGATGAGCTAGAGCAATTACAAGATGATATAACTAGACAACGCGAGCCTAGTGAAGacagtaataataatattaataatggtaatgcagataatgaagaatctCCAAATCGTAAATCAATTACTAATATCTTTGATGATAAAGCCAGCgaagatgatgaatattATAGTTCTGAGATAGATGCACCAAGTACTACTAAGTTTCGTCCCAAAACGAATAAATTTGGTTGGAAGgctaatatatataagcaAAGAACTACTTCATATAATGATGAAGCTGGTATAAATGACGAGCTGGACATGGATTCTGATTTGGCTGATTTTATTgctgatgatgatgaaattgaagTGGAAGAGCTTGATGATAACGAAGATGAAATCGATGGGATAAGGATTAAACATAGAACACCTTCTAACGATGGATATGAAGTCACAGATGGATTTTCagatgacgatgatgataaCCAAGAAACACTGGGAccattatcaaataaagaGGATATGCTAAATGAATCTGAATCTCATGATAGCGAGTATTATGAGCGTAATCATTCAGGGTTTGTAAGTGGTGATAGTCTAGATGATAGTGCTGAAGTTCAGGAATTGATGAAGAGAAGATCAAGGAAAAGAATcattgaagatgatgagGATGATGAAGTGGAAGAAATTGGAAGTAAAAAGATTGCTAGTAAGACTACCACCAAATCAGATGATAACCAggatttggaaaaatcaGACTCGGATATCATGGATTTACTTGATGGGAATcaaacttcaaataattcttctaaaaGACAACGACGTTATAAAGTAGTGGTACCGGACAGTGATGAAGATTGA
- the AIM39 gene encoding Aim39p (similar to Saccharomyces cerevisiae YOL053W; ancestral locus Anc_8.806): MRNLLNQPLRQNLMLYDLLRSKGIRTNSIGLFPKYGFSKKYYSSKEDDSKYIFSKKGTEIQNNVGVKDYISSRHFFTKPTIFEKMIKSFKLNNSNKIKLNRDENEDAILLGDIISKQRAKQRRKAFKFALYGTFGGILGYFVLYKVLYLREESFLPLYPASKKRKLSDADLRKLDLSEIEELSKIKVLGILSSHPMIKEQYGVPLYDENKNPLEVKNFHIWCEDQDPCVTGILFQPDPPSKFDENYFESRNHSWYRIPYVLKWRLTHRPVYISHDLLDIFQRISNKSNDMFELISPEKVYGSFKYEYSLPGDDHSLHIKFSGEVQLGKDSLIVYKGKYHFDSQMVQVFLLRRENNELVKYMLYDSNKSI; the protein is encoded by the coding sequence ATGAGAAACCTTTTAAATCAGCCATTGAGGCAAAATCTAATGTTATACGATCTATTGAGATCTAAAGGTATACGAACCAATAGTATTGGGCTTTTCCCCAAATACGGTTTTtccaagaaatattattcatctaaagaagatgatagtaaatatatattttccaaGAAGGGGACTGAAATACAGAATAATGTTGGTGTCAAAGATTATATTAGTTCAAGACATTTTTTCACGAAACCAAcgatttttgaaaaaatgattaaatcatttaaattaaacaattctaataaaatcaaaCTTAATCgagatgaaaatgaagatgcAATATTATTAGGGGATATAATTAGTAAACAACGAGCCAAACAAAGAAGAAAGGCTTTCAAATTTGCATTATATGGTACTTTTGGTGGGATCTTAGGATATTTTGTCCTCTATAAAGTCTTATACCTTCGAGAAGAATCGTTCTTACCACTTTATCCTGCatccaaaaaaagaaagttgAGTGATGCTGATCTAAGGAAACTGGATCTTTCTGAGATTGAAGAATTGTCCAAGATCAAGGTACTGGGTATCTTAAGTAGTCATCCAATGATTAAAGAACAATATGGTGTTCCTCTatatgatgaaaataaaaacccATTAgaagtgaaaaatttccaTATTTGGTGTGAGGATCAAGATCCGTGTGTCACTGGGATACTTTTCCAGCCAGATCCCCCCAGCAAGTTTGATGAGAATTACTTTGAATCTAGAAACCATTCTTGGTATCGTATCCCTTATGTTTTGAAATGGAGACTCACCCATCGCCCTGTATATATATCTCATGATCTTTTGGatattttccaaagaaTCTCCAACAAATCCAACGATAtgtttgaattaatttcacCTGAAAAAGTATATGGATCAttcaaatatgaatattctTTACCTGGAGATGATCATTCCTTACATATCAAATTTTCTGGAGAAGTTCAGTTAGGTAAAGATTCTTTAATTGTATACAAGGGGAAATACCATTTTGATTCTCAAATGGTACAAGTATTTTTGTTAAGAAGAGAGAATAATGAATTGGTGAAATATATGTTGtatgattcaaataaatctatatga
- the TBLA0B02690 gene encoding uncharacterized protein (similar to Saccharomyces cerevisiae YMR253C; ancestral locus Anc_8.804), whose protein sequence is MSSNTKNNTSNNGGIKITDIDYNRCSDEVTYDNSVDNRSNNTTGNSSPYSNIDASKSVTCDDHEGVEIDSHRFNIDSENEIENELENEVGLTDRLDNARFAWVNKDYLKANTGLILLIIAELFNSIMIVSTKLLETNPSRSEEDTIKPLQVLLVRMSITYLFTLIYMYINKVPHAPFGEKSIRHLLIFRGCTGFIGVFGLYFSLMYLTISDAILIRFIVPTITVFLAFIVLRERFSFKEMVGSIISFCGVILIIRPKSIFGKYSDTESALGSDGENDNPVTSDYNQRLVAIMVALFGVVGASNVYIIIRYIGKRAHAVLSVAYFSLLTTIVSFLGILTIPSMRFQAPRDLKEWLLMGNLGLCGFIYQLLLTMGIQRERAARGSLISYLQLLFAIMWDVSLWDKWPNFFSWMGMVVIISSTIWVIRAKQERQEKQHDLEIRFEGICMEDVNANSDT, encoded by the coding sequence ATGAGTAGTAATACAAAGAATAATACCTCAAACAATGGTGGTATCAAAATAACGGATATTGATTATAACAGATGTTCAGACGAAGTAACTTATGATAATTCAGTTGATAATCGaagtaataatactacTGGCAATTCATCGCCGTATTCCAATATCGATGCATCTAAATCGGTTACATGTGACGATCATGAAGGAGTTGAGATTGATAGTCATCGGTTCAATATAGATagtgaaaatgaaattgagAATGAACTTGAGAATGAAGTAGGTCTCACGGATCGTTTGGATAACGCAAGGTTTGCATGGGTTAATAAGgattatttaaaggccAATACTGGATTAATCTTACTTATCATTGCTGAATTGTTTAATTCTATTATGATTGTCTCTAcgaaattattagaaacaAACCCATCACGTAGTGAGGAAGATACTATAAAACCTTTACAAGTCCTGTTGGTAAGAATGTCAATCACATATCTGTTCACGTTAATATACATGTACATTAACAAAGTCCCCCATGCACCATTTGGTGAGAAATCTATTCGACATTTATTAATCTTCCGTGGATGTACTGGGTTCATCGGAGTATTTggattatatttttcattaatgtATTTAACCATTAGTGATGCAATTTTGATTCGATTCATTGTTCCAACAATCACGGTTTTTTTAGCATTTATTGTATTAAGGGAaagattttcttttaagGAAATGGTTGgttcaataatatcattctGTGGTGTCATTTTAATCATTAGACCCAAAAGCATCTTTGGTAAATACTCTGATACTGAATCCGCCTTAGGTAGTGATGGAGAGAACGATAACCCTGTTACTAGTGATTATAATCAACGATTAGTAGCCATCATGGTTGCACTATTTGGAGTGGTTGGGGCATCTAAcgtatatataattattcgGTATATTGGGAAACGAGCACATGCAGTTTTAAGCGTGgcatatttttcattgttAACCACCATCGTATCATTCTTGGGGATTCTAACAATCCCCAGCATGAGATTCCAAGCTCCTCGTGATTTAAAAGAGTGGTTATTAATGGGTAATCTTGGATTATGTGGgtttatttatcaattattacTGACAATGGGGATTCAACGTGAAAGAGCCGCAAGAGGTTCATTAATTAGTTATTTACAACTATTATTCGCCATCATGTGGGATGTTTCGCTATGGGATAAATGGCCCAATTTTTTCTCATGGATGGGGATGGTGGTAATTATAAGTAGTACGATATGGGTGATTCGAGCCAAACAAGAACGACAAGAAAAACAACACGATCTGGAAATCAGATTCGAGGGGATCTGTATGGAGGATGTGAATGCAAACAGTGATACATAA
- the HOR7 gene encoding Hor7p (similar to Saccharomyces cerevisiae HOR7 (YMR251W-A) and DDR2 (YOL052C-A); ancestral locus Anc_8.802), whose amino-acid sequence MQTSKLLLSALAVTGLVAAKKHKNKSNDTSSNAAMPAVGNPMAAGVAGAVVAGAVAFLL is encoded by the coding sequence ATGCAAACTTCTAAACTCCTTCTCTCTGCCTTAGCTGTCACTGGTCTTGTTGCTGCCAAGAAGCACAAGAACAAGTCTAACGATACTTCTTCCAACGCTGCTATGCCTGCCGTAGGTAACCCAATGGCTGCTGGTGTTGCAGGTGCCGTTGTTGCCGGTGCCGTTGCCTTTTTATTATAG